From Deltaproteobacteria bacterium:
CACCTGAGCGTGCTCCGCGGCTGCGGTGTCGTGAAGTGCAGGCGCGAAGGACAGAGCATCTTCTACACCATAGCCAACAGAAAGATAATCGAGGCCTGCGCCCTCATGCGCGAGGTCCTCATAGAAAGGCTCGAGGAAGACAGCCGCATCCTCGGGAAACTCGGCTCGTAGAGGGGAAAGGGGGTTCCATGTCGGGCAAAAGGATTCTCGTGCTGGGCGGAGGAATCGGGGGCGTGGCCTGCGCTACACTTCTGCGCCAGGGGCTTGCGCCGGAACACAGGGTGACGCTCGTGGACCGAAGCGACGCCCACATATTCGCGCCGGCCATGCCGTGGCTCATGCTCGGCCTCCGAAGGCCCGCCCACATGGTGCGCAGCCTCGAAGACCTCAAGGAGCCGGCCATAGAGTTCGTCAGGGCCTGCGTTGAGGCC
This genomic window contains:
- a CDS encoding ArsR family transcriptional regulator — its product is MKDIFRYHAEVCKTLANPKRLEIIYALKDGEKSVGELVAELGLPKANVSQHLSVLRGCGVVKCRREGQSIFYTIANRKIIEACALMREVLIERLEEDSRILGKLGS